The Victivallis sp. Marseille-Q1083 DNA window ACAGCCGGACGCATTCGTCCCAGAAATTTTTCTGTGACGGTAAATTTTCAAACAGCAGGATGCGCAGTTGCTGCGTAGCGCCGAATTCATAATACCCGTTGAAATTCAAAGGGTAAACTTTGGAGAAATCCAATTCCGGCAGCGGTGCTCTGGATGGCTTGTCCGGTTCGTCCGGGGCGGTGAAAGTGCCTTTCCGGCCGTTGCGGACGATCAGTTTTTTGTCCAGAAAGTAATTCAGCGCCATATTGACGGTTTGCCGGGAAATGCCGAGTTCTTCCGCCAAATCCCGTTCCGACGGCAGCCGGGTGCCGCCGGGGTTGGTTTGGATAAACTCTTTCAGACACTCCTGCAGTTGCTGGTAGATCGGGGTGATGGAATCCCGGTTCAACTGCAGACGCGCTTTGATTGCTTTTACCGACATGGTTCGTTCTTTTCAAATCTCATGGTTGATTGATGCCAATACAGTCCAATGCTTGCCAATGTGAATAGTATAGCAAAAAAATCATCAGAAGTCAACCCTTCCCGGCTTTTTTTTCCGAATTTTAATTGTAAATCAACACCAGGTGCAGATTTTGGGCCTTCTCGGCAGCGCCACTTGCCGGAATAGCCCCGCGTCCGGCCCGGAGCAGATTGGGAGAAAGTTGCCGGAAAAAACGAAATCGTCTTGATTTGTAAAGCCGGACCGAATACAGTAGAGCTTAAAAAAATGGAAAGCTATGGCCGGTGAAACTGAAAAACGCGTGAAAAATATCATTATCATCGGCGCTTCGTCCGGCATCGGCCGGGCGTTGGCGTTGCAGTACGGCCGGAATCCGGAAATCCGGCTCGGGCTGGCGGCCCGCCGGGAAGGGGAGTTGCGGGATGCGGCTGTCCGTTCGGCTGCCGGTTGTGAAATTCAAACGTTCGATCTGGAACAACGCGACCGGGCGGAACGGCTGGACGCGCTGCTGGCGCGTTTTGACAGGATCGACCTGGTGATCTATTGCGCCGGTTTTGGAGAGCTCAATCCGCAGCTCGACTGGGCGCTTTGCCGCCGGACGCTGGAAGTCAATGTCACCGGCTTTACCGAAGTGGTCAACCTGGTTTACCGCCGCCTGGCGGAGCAGAAGCATGGCCAATTGGCGGTGATTTCGTCGGTCGGCGGCTGGCGCGGGTTTGAAAACGACAGCGGTTATTCCGCTTCCAAAGCCTATATGCGTTATTATCTGGAAGGGCTGGCCCGCAAAGCGAACCGGGAAAAAAGCGGCGTACGGTGTGTGACCATCCTGCCGGGCTTCGTCGATACGGCGATGGCCAAGGGAGGCCCGTTTTTCTGGATGTGTTCGCCCGAAACTGCCGCGGCTCAAATCATTGCCGGTTTGCGACGCCGGAAACGTTATCTTTATGTGACCCGCCGCTGGCGCCTGGTCGGCTGGCTGTTGAGATTGCTGCCGTATCCGTGGTTCGAGCGTTTGTAGCCGGCAGGCAAAACTGCCGCCTCCGGGAGGAGAGTCCGGGGGCGGCGGGGAGTGAATTGGTTCGTTCGAGTTTTCTGCCGGGGAGACGTTGAATTGCCCGCCGGCGGACGCGGGGGCAATTAGTGTCCGCCGCCGGCGTGACAGGCAGTCAACAGCCGGGCGATGGCCTCGCGGGCGGCTTGCAGCTCCTGCGGATCGACGGTGTGTTCATCGAGCGACCGGGCCAGCGTTTCCGGCACCTTCAGCAGCGCCTCGGCGTTCTCCAGCCAGGCGGCATCCGGAGCGGGTGCTCCCTGTTTCACGGCGTCGACCGCCTCGGCCAGCAACCGGAAATACCAGTAGTCCTCAATTCCATCGCGGATCAGTTTCAGGCGCAGCGAAGGCACCGGTCCGGCGGCGGCGGTGTACATCAGGTTGCCGTCGCCGTTGGTGTTGAAGTAGGTTGCCGGCGCCCAGTTGGTCAACGGCGCGCCGTCGAGGAAGGCCTCTTTGCTCCACAGCAGATAATAGTAGAGGAAGCCGTCGGTTTGATATTTCCAGGCCTGCACGCCCATCAGCAGCCGTTGCGCCAGCCCCGGATTTTCGATGAAGAAGTTGTACGGCTTGTACGGGGAGGCGTAGATGTACCACCAGACCTGCTTGCCGCGGGCCCGGGCGGCGGCGATTTCGGTCGGATGCGCTTCATAAGCCGGCACATCCGGGACCCAGATGTCGATGCAGTCGTCCAGGTTGCTGTCAAGTCCGAACGAGTAATCGCGCGCCGTCGTCATCTGCGGGATATTGGGATAAGTCCGCTTGATTTCCGACAAGATTTCCCGGGCGGCCGCATAGAACTCTTCGGAAATTTCATCGAAGGAGTAAATATAACCGCGGTCGAGCACGCCGGCCGCTTCGTATTGCGGGACGAAGGTCTTCAGTTGTTCGTCCATGATCCGGTTGCGGGCCCAGGCCGGATAGTGGTTCAGATCGGCGTCGTTGCGCCACGGCTGGACGTAGGTCAGGTTGAAGCGGCCGGCGCCGTGGTCGAGCCGGAATTTGACATCCTCCGCCGGACGGGGACCTTCATAGATCGTATCCGGATTGACCCGGTGGGTCAACGCCAGTAACTGGCATTGCCGCCGGTAAGCGTCCCGCGCCGCCGGATCGGCGAAATTGTTCTCGACCGGTCCCATCGACAGTTGAGTCGCAATCGGATAGGGCGACCCGGGCGGCAGGGTGAAATCATACACTTCCACGGTCAACGCCAATTCCCGTTCCGGCATGCCTTCCGCCGACAGTTGCAGTTTGCCCCGGTAAAGGCCGGCCGGCTGATCGGCCGGAATCGTGACGTCGACATAGAAGCTCTGGAACTTGAACGGTTCCAGATCCAGTTCGGCCACCTGTTCCAGCAGCGGATCCGGCCACCAGCCCGTCCGGCTGACTTCATAGGGCGGCAATGCGCAGTTGACATAGCCGATCGGCGCGATCGCAACGGCGGCGGCCGGCAATTCCGTGCCGTCCGATGTCTTCAGGGGGCCGGCCGTTCGGATTGAGACGCGGTGCAGTGCCTGCCTCGGCAATAATATTACCTGCAAGCCTTCCGCCTCGCCGCGGGCGGCGGAAATTCGGCCGGCTTCCGTCAGCGTTCCGTGGAAGGTCGGGCCGTCGCGGTGGACTTTTTCCGTCGCGTCGGCGAACGAAGCGACGCAGATTTCTTCCGGCTGGCGGTCGTGAAAGGCGTCGAGGGCGCGTTGATCATTCAGGGTCTGCACCAATTCGCGCGCCTCTTCCAGTCGGTCGAAACTGCCGGCCGGCGGAGAGAGCCGTTCGGTTGCCGGCAATTGATTCAATGCAGCCAGGCGTTGCTGAGCCGCCTGATAATTCTGTTCCATCGCTTTCTGCAGGAGAGCCGGCCGGTCGTCCCGGTCGGTCGGCGCCGCGGCCGCCAGCCGGCCGGTCAAATCCGCCAGCGGGGCGCTGAGCCGGTCGGCGGTCTCCAGTTTCACCGGGCCGACCCAGACGGTGATGTCTTCGGACGGTTCGCAGCTGAAGATATGAATTTCATTGACATGGCGCAGGTTCTTGCGGCGCAGAAATTCACTGTCCAGCACCACCTCCTGGTAGCCGGGCTGCAGCGAAACGTCGTATTGTCCCCAGAATTCGCCATCCCGCAACTGCAGGTAAATCGGATTGGCCTTTTCGGCGTAAAACCGGAAGATGACGCGTTCCACATTGCGCCAGTCGTCGTGCCGGTTGCCGGTAAAGACGATTGCCGGCCAGCGTTCGCCGGAGCCGTAACGTTCGAACACCAGCTTGCCGCAGCAGCCACCTTGGCCGTCCGGCCAATCCGACACCGTCCAGCGGGTGTTGTCGCGCACCGTCCAGGCGTTGAAGTCATCCTGGTTGATCAAAATTTCGGCGTTGGCCGTCCCGGTCCAGCCCAACAGCCAGATGCCGAGAAAAAAACTTAGCAGCTTCAAGGTCAGTTCCTTCCGTTGTTGAATTCCAGTTGTGCCGCCGCCCGGTTCCAGCCGCTGTCGACCGCCTGGCAGGTGACGATATGCCGTCCCGGCGCCAGGGCGCGGTTGTCGATGACGAATTGCGGTTTGACATCCTGCTGAATCAGATCACCGTCGATGAACCAGTCATACCGCTGAATCGAGCGGCCGTCCCGCGCTTTGGCTTCGGCGCGGAATTCGGTTTTCATCGCCTGTTCCGTGGCGCCGTAGGCCGGTTGAGTGATGATGACCTCCGGCGCCGGCGCGACGAAATAACGCCGGGCGATCGCTTCAGCTTCGGCCATGAATTCCGGGCTGCTGCCGCCGTAGAAAGCCAGCCCCGGCATCTCCGGCGCCGCCTGCCGGAACATTTTGATCAGTTCTTCGACTTCGGCGGCGGTCAGAATCTTTTCCGGATGGAAATCCGCCGTTTTTTCGAACATGCCGATCAGCGGGATCGTCCGCTCGATGACGCCGAGCCGGCGGGCATATTCGACCCGCCGCAGCATATCCGGCGGCTCGACGCCCCAGTTGATGTTGTATATATTCTTCAAATGGGACTGGCATTCGACGATCAGCAAATCCGGTTGGCCGGCTTCGATCAGCGGTTCGATCGAATCTTCGCCGCGCCAATAGACGGCGATAAATTGTTCCGGCCTGGCTTGCTTGGCGGCCAGGATGCCGGCGACGGAGTGGTCGATCTTGGCGTTGTTTTTGACGACATTCGGGTCTTCCTGCGCATTTATTTCTGCTCCGAGGCGGGTTTTGCCCTGCCACTCGTCAACCTGCAATCCCATCGCATCGCGGTAATCAAGGTAACACTTGATAAATTCGGCTTCGGTTTCGATATACGGGTTGTTCGGGCCGTATATCCACGACAGGGTCAGGTAGCCGGCCGACGGATTGACGCCGCTGACATCGCCGGAATTGATCAGCGAGTCGCGGTGTTGCTGCGGAATGCCGTTGAAAATATGGAAAATATAAGGGACGGACACCGGCGGCAGCAAAGCGGACGGATAGTGCCGGATGGCCGGCTGCAGCGGCTGTGCCGGCGTCGGCGGCTGGCCGTTCAGTTCGATGGTCAAGGTCGGTTCTC harbors:
- a CDS encoding Ig-like domain-containing protein; this translates as MTGKAIVLSCLLGMTGLCRAGDAVRTALQPELYGTVSSQAPFAANRLEIVKLANDRASRGLIRFDLSGLDAAAAGDVGRATLSGSLRIKGGKGPLPPLELAALRQAWNERADWQFSDGRTSWPLDRNKYYNIDNSLDWAGGTAWTIDPEAETYNIDITDEVRRWLYMDRPNYGLLLRVGGIVHGTPSEGDYAITLGEPTLTIELNGQPPTPAQPLQPAIRHYPSALLPPVSVPYIFHIFNGIPQQHRDSLINSGDVSGVNPSAGYLTLSWIYGPNNPYIETEAEFIKCYLDYRDAMGLQVDEWQGKTRLGAEINAQEDPNVVKNNAKIDHSVAGILAAKQARPEQFIAVYWRGEDSIEPLIEAGQPDLLIVECQSHLKNIYNINWGVEPPDMLRRVEYARRLGVIERTIPLIGMFEKTADFHPEKILTAAEVEELIKMFRQAAPEMPGLAFYGGSSPEFMAEAEAIARRYFVAPAPEVIITQPAYGATEQAMKTEFRAEAKARDGRSIQRYDWFIDGDLIQQDVKPQFVIDNRALAPGRHIVTCQAVDSGWNRAAAQLEFNNGRN
- a CDS encoding DUF4091 domain-containing protein, with protein sequence MKLLSFFLGIWLLGWTGTANAEILINQDDFNAWTVRDNTRWTVSDWPDGQGGCCGKLVFERYGSGERWPAIVFTGNRHDDWRNVERVIFRFYAEKANPIYLQLRDGEFWGQYDVSLQPGYQEVVLDSEFLRRKNLRHVNEIHIFSCEPSEDITVWVGPVKLETADRLSAPLADLTGRLAAAAPTDRDDRPALLQKAMEQNYQAAQQRLAALNQLPATERLSPPAGSFDRLEEARELVQTLNDQRALDAFHDRQPEEICVASFADATEKVHRDGPTFHGTLTEAGRISAARGEAEGLQVILLPRQALHRVSIRTAGPLKTSDGTELPAAAVAIAPIGYVNCALPPYEVSRTGWWPDPLLEQVAELDLEPFKFQSFYVDVTIPADQPAGLYRGKLQLSAEGMPERELALTVEVYDFTLPPGSPYPIATQLSMGPVENNFADPAARDAYRRQCQLLALTHRVNPDTIYEGPRPAEDVKFRLDHGAGRFNLTYVQPWRNDADLNHYPAWARNRIMDEQLKTFVPQYEAAGVLDRGYIYSFDEISEEFYAAAREILSEIKRTYPNIPQMTTARDYSFGLDSNLDDCIDIWVPDVPAYEAHPTEIAAARARGKQVWWYIYASPYKPYNFFIENPGLAQRLLMGVQAWKYQTDGFLYYYLLWSKEAFLDGAPLTNWAPATYFNTNGDGNLMYTAAAGPVPSLRLKLIRDGIEDYWYFRLLAEAVDAVKQGAPAPDAAWLENAEALLKVPETLARSLDEHTVDPQELQAAREAIARLLTACHAGGGH
- a CDS encoding SDR family oxidoreductase; amino-acid sequence: MKNIIIIGASSGIGRALALQYGRNPEIRLGLAARREGELRDAAVRSAAGCEIQTFDLEQRDRAERLDALLARFDRIDLVIYCAGFGELNPQLDWALCRRTLEVNVTGFTEVVNLVYRRLAEQKHGQLAVISSVGGWRGFENDSGYSASKAYMRYYLEGLARKANREKSGVRCVTILPGFVDTAMAKGGPFFWMCSPETAAAQIIAGLRRRKRYLYVTRRWRLVGWLLRLLPYPWFERL